One genomic window of Cricetulus griseus strain 17A/GY chromosome 3, alternate assembly CriGri-PICRH-1.0, whole genome shotgun sequence includes the following:
- the Rln3 gene encoding relaxin-3, which yields MATLRLLLLACWALTGALQLQADARPAPYGVKLCGREFIRAVIFTCGGSRWRRADTLAHNTLGDFFPDAEANTNNLESELDEAVGSSEWLALTKSPQAFYSGRPSWQVLSGVVRGSRDVLSGLSSSCCEWGCSKSQISSLC from the exons ATGGCAACCCTccggctgctgctgctggcttgctgggctctcactggggctctgCAGCTGCAGGCTGATGCGAGGCCAGCGCCCTATGGGGTGAAGTTGTGCGGCCGAGAATTCATCCGTGCGGTCATCTTCACCTGCGGGGGCTCACGATGGCGCCGGGCGGACACCTTGGCCCACAACACTCTTg GGGACTTCTTCCCTGATGCAGAAGCCAATACCAACAACCTGGAGAGCGAACTGGACGAAGCTGTGGGCTCCAGCGAGTGGCTGGCCCTGACCAAATCCCCCCAGGCCTTCTATAGCGGTCGGCCCAGCTGGCAAGTGTTGTCTGGAGTGGTTCGGGGCAGCAGAGATGTCCTGTCTGGCCTTTCCAGCAGCTGCTGCGAGTGGGGCTGTAGCAAGAGCCAAATTAGTAGCTTGTGCTAG
- the Il27ra gene encoding interleukin-27 receptor subunit alpha: protein MVGSRVALLTPLELLLLLPLLLGTRPHGSPGPLQCYSVGPSGILNCSWEVQSDLETPPVLCLQSQKYHSNRTQEVKVPSRQSWVTIPREQFTMGDTLLIWGTQEGQPLWSPVLVNLETQMKPDTPRLLPNVEFYEDESLEATVPWDTPLWPSHKVLICQFQYKRCQEKQWTQLEPQLRTNLMTPVVMQNLEPGTSYQVSGRCRVESGYPWGEWSRDLSFQTPFLSPEDVWVSGTVCETSGKRAALLLWKDPGPCVQVTYRVWFGVGDVAMTQEEVPCCKSSIPTLMEWAAVFTANTTNRTLLTNLSLVCLAPESAPQDVVVSSIDGGPGLLVTWRQGTMEPWEYVVDWAQDGDSLDKLSWFRLPSENLSTLLPGDFEGGVPYRLTVTAVFPGGLAAAPSVWGFIEELVPLAGPAVWRLQDDPPGTPVIAWEEVPRHKLRGWATHYTLCIQGRAIPTVCKNVSSNTQTVTLPSLHWGSFELWVMVSTVAGQGPPGPSLWLHLPDNEVRWKILPWVLSLWSLFLMGCGLSLATIRCLHQRHKLLPQWIWERVPDPANSNSGQPYITEVSLPQPPKDGPILEVEEMELEAVAEPPPASAPLHSGYEKHFLPTPEDLGLGPPAPKF, encoded by the exons ATGGTCGGGTCCCGGGTTGCGCTCCTCACGCCGttggagctgctgctgctgctgccactgctgctCGGGACGCGGCCCCACG GCAGCCCTGGCCCACTGCAGTGCTACAGCGTCGGCCCCTCGGGAATCCTGAACTGCTCCTGGGAAGTTCAGAGCGACCTGGAGACTCCACCTGTGCTGTGCCTCCAGAGTCAGAAGTA ccattcCAACAGAACCCAGGAGGTGAAGGTGCCTTCCAGGCAGAGCTGGGTGACCATCCCCCGGGAACAGTTCACCATGGGTGACACACTCCTCATTTGGGGAACACAAGAGGGCCAACCTCTCTGGTCCCCTGTCCTTGTGAACCTGGAAACCCAAA TGAAGCCAGACACCCCCCGGCTCCTCCCTAATGTGGAGTTTTATGAGGATGAATCCCTGGAGGCCACTGTGCCATGGGACACACCCCTGTGGCCATCTCATAAGGTTCTCATCTGTCAATTCCAGTACAAAAGATGCCAGGAGAAACAGTGGACCCAG CTGGAGCCACAACTGAGGACGAACTTGATGACTCCTGTTGTGATGCAGAACCTGGAACCTGGCACCAGCTACCAGGTGTCAGGCCGCTGCCGAGTGGAGAGCGGATATCCATGGGGCGAGTGGAGCCGGGACCTGTCCTTCCAGACGCCCTTCCT atctccGGAAGATGTGTGGGTATCCGGCACCGTTTGTGAGACATCTGGCAAACGAGCAGCCCTGCTTCTCTGGAAG GACCCAGGACCCTGTGTGCAAGTGACTTACAGAGTCTGGTTTGGGGTTGGAGATGTTGCTATGACTCAAGAAGAGGTCCCTTGCTGCAAGTCCTCCATCCCCACACTGATGGAGTGGGCTGCAGTATTCACTGCCAACACCACCAACAGGACACTTCTCACCAACCTGTCTTTGGTCTGCTTGG ctCCAGAATCTGCCCCCCAAGATGTGGTGGTCAGCAGCATTGATGGGGGCCCAGGGCTACTGGTGACCTGGCGACAAGGGACCATGGAACCATGGGAGTATGTGGTGGACTGGGCTCAAGATGGTGACAGCCTGGACAAGCTAAGCTGGTTCCGTCTTCCTAGTGAAAACCTCAGCACTTTGTTACCAG GAGATTTCGAAGGAGGGGTCCCCTATCGGCTTACAGTGACTGCAGTGTTCCCTGGGGGATTAGCTGCCGCACCCTCAGTTTGGGGATTCATTGAAGAGTTAG TACCCCTTGCTGGGCCAGCAGTTTGGCGACTCCAAGATGACCCCCCAGGGACACCTGTGATAGCATGGGAAGAGGTACCAAGACACAAGCTCCGAGGCTGGGCCACACACTATACCTTGTGCATACAGGGCAGAGCCATCCCTACTGTCTGCAAGAACG TGAGCAGTAATACCCAGACTGTCACTCTGCCTAGCCTTCACTGGGGTTCCTTCGAGCTGTGGGTGATGGTGTCCACTGTTGCCGGACAGGGCCCACCAGGTCCCAGTCTTTGGCTTCACCTACCAG ATAATGAGGTCAGGTGGAAGATTCTGCCTTGGGTCCTGTCCCTGTGGAGCTTGTTCCTGATGGGCTGTGGCCTGAGCCTGGCCACTATCAG GTGCCTCCACCAGCGACACAAGTTGCTTCCCCAGTGGATCTGGGAGAGGGTTCCTGACCCTGCCAACAGCAATTCTGGGCAACCTTACATAACG GAGGTGAGCCTGCCCCAGCCACCCAAGGACGGACCCATCCTGGAAGTGGAGGAGATGGAGCTGGAGGCTGTTGCTGAGCcccctccagcctctgcccccCTTCACTCTGGGTATGAGAAACACTTCCTACCCACACCGGAGGATCTGGGCCTTGGGCCTCCTGCCCCTAAGTTCTAG
- the Palm3 gene encoding paralemmin-3, producing the protein MDAAAEGPEWPEDLASKDPQSPEGQAKTRIRNLEDSLFSLQSQLQLLQSASTGAQHRPAGRPIWRKEGPRPLSQPTMEAGPAGLTEVDKRTSLPAGPVGFSPESPSDPREELIEVLPALRPSPEAIGASSEANGPSPGHSPFPEQLSRGPVSVTKAKGEGVVEVVWAGLRATESSATDPTGVDLEAKVEEVVLEAIGAKQGTSSPKLPTWVKEGRGVMEVVWEGLGGSDPDVTEESGRNTEATQISSLRLQEQFEAETSRKEEDASRDSPEGVGQGAPGGEEASFIWVERVPLNEDWEELLMEGLEAPPGAGCVGAPEALMGAQPGGSEESWEVERREVEKSECMEEKGMAEKLRVETGGAAEVPGPAQAREESQAEKEKKDSEGPLRAEGATDEEKQEVKVKEDEEPLEVEKGGEEEPATTGKPLVTEAESEGQFEPERNGSEKSPDQERDGESSLDRESKASEKLLEGETGGEGSMDEETRGSKKLLDREPGGSEPSSEAEKTPGAKEEVGPEEQGKSSEAAGSTVEDASQPGALLQVQEEPTSEEQGLQGLEKQEGPVEKTAREPLPCAESEGSPGDATPLLAETPAPEQLVEGQPLLHQEVSSTNPGDHPAPTYAPARQLELAEAKEASGPKQKTCQCCVVM; encoded by the exons ATGGATGCGGCGGCTGAAGGACCAGAGTGGCCGGAGGACCTGGCCTCCAAGGACCCCCAGTCGCCTGAGGGACAGGCCAAGACCCGAATTCGTAACCTGGAAGACAGCTTGTTTTC ACTCCAGTCACAGCTGCAGTTGTTACAAAGCGCGTCCACAGGTGCCCAGCACAGACCTGCTGGAAGGCCCATCTGGCGCAAAGAG GGTCCCCGTCCTCTCTCTCAGCCCACCATGGAAGCAGGTCCTGCAG GCCTCACTGAAGTGGACAAGAGAACTTCCCTGCCAGCTGGTCCAGTGGGCTTTTCCCCTGAGTCCCCCTCTGATCCCAGGGAGGAGCTCATTGAGGTCCTGCCAGCCTTGAGGCCATCCCCTGAGGCCATAGGAGCCTCTTCTGAAGCCAATGGCCCCAGCCCTGGGCATAGCCCTTTCCCAGAGCAGCTGAGCCGAGGGCCAGTGAGTGTCACTAAGGCCAAAGGAGAAGGTGTGGTGGAGGTGGTTTGGGCTGGGCTCAGAGCCACTGAGAGCAGTGCCACAGACCCCACAGGTGTGGATTTGGAGGCTAAGGTGGAGGAAGTGGTGCTGGAGGCCATCGGGGCTAAGCAGGGCACCAGCAGCCCTAAGCTCCCCACTTGGGTGAAGGAGGGCAGGGGTGTGATGGAGGTGGTCTGGGAGGGGTTGGGAGGCAGTGATCCGGATGTCACAGAGGAGTCAGGCAGGAATACAGAGGCCACACAAATCAGTTCCCTGAGGCTCCAGGAGCAATTTGAGGCCGAAACTTCCAGAAAAGAGGAAGATGCTTCTAGAGATAGTCCTGAGGGTGTTGGGCAGGGGGCGCCTGGAGGAGAGGAGGCTTCCTTCATTTGGGTAGAGAGAGTACCCCTCAATGAAGATTGGGAGGAGCTCTTGATGGAGGGCTTGGAAGCACCCCCAGGGGCAGGGTGTGTGGGAGCACCTGAAGCTTTGATGGGAGCACAGCCAGGAGGGAGTGAAGAGtcctgggaggtggagaggagagaAGTGGAGAAATCAGAGTGCATGGAAGAAAAGGGAATGGCAGAAAAGCTCAGAGTGGAGACGGGTGGGGCAGCTGAGGTGCCAGGGCCAGCCCAGGCAAGAGAGGAAAGCCAGgctgaaaaggagaaaaaagacagCGAGGGCCCCTTGCGGGCAGAGGGAGCAACAGATGAGGAAAAGCAGGAGGTGAAAGTGAAGGAAGATGAAGAGCCACTGGAAGTAGAAAAGGGAGGTGAGGAAGAGCCAGCCACCACTGGGAAGCCATTGGTGACAGAGGCAGAATCAGAGGGCCAATTTGAGCCAGAGAGAAATGGAAGTGAGAAGTCACCGGACCAGGAGAGAGATGGTGAGAGCTCATTGGACAGAGAGTCAAAAGCAAGTGAAAAACTAttggaaggagagacaggaggtGAGGGCTCAATGGATGAAGAAACTAGGGGAAGTAAGAAGCTATTGGATAGAGAGCCAGGAGGCAGTGAGCCATCATCTGAGGCAGAAAAGACCCCAGGCGCCAAGGAAGAGGTGGGTCCAGAAGAGCAAGGAAAATCCAGTGAAGCAGCAGGGTCTACGGTGGAGGATGCCAGCCAGCCAGGAGCCCTGCTTCAGGTCCAGGAGGAGCCAACATCAGAGGAGCAAGGACTACAAGGCCTGGAGAAGCAAGAAGGACCAGTGGAAAAGACAGCCAGGGAGCCTCTGCCCTGTGCTGAGAGTGAGGGTTCCCCTGGGGATGCCACCCCCCTCTTAGCAGAGACCCCAGCCCCAGAGCAGCTGGTGGAAGGCCAGCCACTGCTCCATCAGGAAGTGTCCAGCACCAATCCCGGTGATCACCCAGCACCTACCTATGCACCTGCCCGGCAGCTTGAGCTAGCTGAGGCCAAAGAGGCTAGTGGCCCTAAGCAAAAGACGTGCCAGTGTTGTGTGGTCATGTGA